The following are encoded in a window of Sphingobium sp. AP49 genomic DNA:
- a CDS encoding type II secretion system F family protein: MDAPTPTGTLFGMTATDFGTLLAALATLATLYALYAVMTVRDPMAKRVKALNERREQLKAGITASTAKRRAKLVRKNQTTDNMRSFLSSLKVLQDDQLKDAQIRLAQAGIRSKDWAVAVIFGRMILPIVIGGTAAILLYAVGIYPEWGGAKRFMAFAGALLLAYKAPDIFIDNKISKRSAAIRKGLPDALDLLVICAEAGLTVDTAFSRVSRELGKAYPELGDEFQLTAIELSFLTERRMAFENLATRVKLDAVKGVVTTMIQTEKYGTPLASALRVLSAEFRHERMMRAEEKAARLPAIMTVPLILFILPTLFVVILGPAACSISKAF; encoded by the coding sequence ATGGACGCCCCTACCCCCACCGGCACCCTGTTCGGCATGACCGCGACCGATTTCGGTACGCTGCTGGCCGCACTGGCGACGCTCGCCACCCTCTACGCGCTCTATGCGGTGATGACCGTGCGCGACCCGATGGCCAAGCGGGTCAAGGCGCTTAACGAACGGCGTGAACAGCTCAAGGCGGGCATCACCGCCTCGACCGCCAAGCGCCGTGCCAAGCTGGTGCGCAAGAACCAGACGACCGACAATATGCGGTCCTTCCTGTCCAGCCTGAAGGTGCTGCAGGACGACCAGCTCAAGGACGCGCAGATCCGCCTGGCCCAGGCGGGCATCCGCTCCAAGGACTGGGCCGTCGCGGTCATTTTCGGCCGCATGATCCTGCCGATCGTGATCGGCGGCACTGCCGCGATCCTGCTTTATGCCGTGGGCATCTATCCCGAATGGGGCGGCGCCAAGCGCTTCATGGCGTTCGCCGGTGCGCTGCTGCTCGCCTACAAGGCGCCCGACATCTTCATCGACAACAAGATTTCCAAGCGCTCCGCCGCGATCCGCAAGGGCCTGCCCGATGCGCTCGATCTTCTGGTCATCTGCGCCGAGGCCGGCCTCACCGTCGATACCGCCTTCAGTCGCGTGTCGCGCGAACTGGGCAAGGCCTATCCCGAACTGGGCGACGAGTTTCAGTTGACCGCGATCGAACTCAGCTTCCTCACCGAGCGGCGCATGGCGTTCGAGAATCTCGCGACGCGCGTGAAGCTGGATGCGGTCAAGGGCGTGGTCACGACCATGATCCAGACCGAGAAATACGGCACCCCTCTGGCATCGGCGCTGCGCGTCCTGTCGGCCGAATTCCGTCACGAGCGCATGATGCGCGCGGAAGAAAAGGCCGCACGCCTGCCCGCGATCATGACCGTGCCGTTGATTCTGTTCATCCTGCCGACCCTGTTCGTCGTCATTCTGGGTCCGGCCGCTTGCTCGATCAGCAAGGCCTTCTAA
- a CDS encoding queuosine precursor transporter, with protein sequence MTSSTAPLTRSLFVFSILYGGMVCMAGVLGVKQVALGPLAVEAGIFAFLLLVIISSAVSELHGQKTATALVRLGFVPLLVSAALIHIVIALPHDPGMYPPAVDAFPIVVGQGSRMMLAGLISYGTSQTLNVFIFSRLAGGEGRLVWLRGMVASVVSQIVDTLLFITISFYGERPIMDLMVGQMITKVLLSIILVPPLISAAVALGRRLDR encoded by the coding sequence ATGACTTCATCGACCGCGCCGCTGACCCGCTCCCTCTTCGTCTTTTCCATCCTCTATGGCGGCATGGTCTGCATGGCCGGCGTATTGGGCGTGAAACAGGTCGCCCTGGGGCCGCTGGCGGTGGAGGCGGGCATTTTTGCCTTCCTGCTGCTGGTCATCATTTCCAGCGCCGTATCGGAACTTCATGGACAGAAGACCGCGACCGCGCTGGTGCGCCTGGGCTTCGTGCCACTGCTGGTGTCGGCGGCGCTGATCCATATCGTCATCGCCCTACCGCATGATCCGGGCATGTATCCGCCCGCCGTCGATGCCTTCCCGATCGTCGTGGGCCAGGGATCGCGGATGATGCTGGCCGGCCTGATCTCCTATGGTACGTCGCAGACGCTCAACGTCTTCATCTTCTCGCGGTTGGCTGGCGGCGAGGGCCGTCTGGTCTGGCTGCGCGGCATGGTCGCCAGCGTCGTATCGCAGATCGTCGATACGCTGCTGTTCATCACCATCTCCTTCTATGGCGAGCGGCCGATCATGGACCTGATGGTCGGGCAGATGATTACCAAGGTGCTGCTGTCGATCATCCTGGTGCCGCCACTGATCTCCGCAGCGGTCGCATTGGGCCGTCGCCTCGATCGATAA
- the argB gene encoding acetylglutamate kinase, producing the protein MRARMTSNYAPDPALLAKAETLVEALPYMQRYAGKTFVVKYGGHAMGDPEAARDFAEDVVLMKAVGINVVVVHGGGPQIGAMLKKLGVESHFVNGLRVTDKETAQIAEMVLAGSINKEIVGWISGAGGRAVGISGKDGGLVLCEKVGHSRAPDPNSGIERHVDLGFVGDPVSVDRRILDTLTQDGIIPVVAPVGIGADGHTYNVNADTMAGAIAAELQASRFFLLTDVPGVLNKDKELLTDLDPAAIHALQVDGTITGGMIPKLETCVKAVESGVDAAVILDGRVPHAMLLEIFTDRGAGTLIRK; encoded by the coding sequence ATGCGCGCGCGCATGACCAGCAACTACGCCCCCGATCCCGCGCTCCTCGCGAAGGCCGAAACCCTTGTCGAGGCGCTGCCCTATATGCAGCGCTATGCGGGCAAGACCTTCGTCGTGAAATATGGCGGCCACGCCATGGGCGATCCGGAGGCGGCACGCGATTTCGCCGAGGATGTCGTGCTGATGAAGGCGGTCGGCATCAATGTCGTCGTCGTCCATGGCGGCGGGCCGCAGATCGGCGCGATGCTCAAGAAGCTGGGCGTCGAATCGCATTTCGTGAACGGCCTGCGCGTCACCGACAAGGAAACCGCGCAGATCGCCGAAATGGTGCTGGCGGGGTCGATCAACAAGGAAATCGTCGGCTGGATCAGCGGCGCAGGCGGCCGGGCGGTCGGCATTTCGGGCAAGGACGGCGGGCTGGTGCTGTGCGAGAAGGTTGGCCACAGCCGCGCGCCGGATCCCAATTCGGGCATCGAGCGCCATGTCGACCTGGGCTTCGTCGGCGATCCGGTCTCGGTCGACCGGCGCATCCTCGACACGCTGACGCAGGACGGCATCATCCCGGTGGTCGCGCCCGTCGGCATCGGCGCCGATGGGCATACCTATAATGTCAATGCCGACACCATGGCCGGCGCGATCGCGGCCGAGCTTCAGGCGTCGCGTTTCTTCCTGCTGACCGACGTGCCGGGTGTGCTCAACAAGGACAAGGAATTGCTGACCGACCTTGATCCCGCTGCGATCCATGCGCTGCAGGTCGATGGTACGATCACCGGCGGCATGATTCCGAAGCTGGAAACCTGCGTGAAGGCGGTCGAAAGCGGCGTCGATGCGGCCGTCATCCTCGACGGCCGGGTGCCACACGCGATGCTGCTGGAAATCTTCACCGATCGCGGTGCGGGCACGCTGATCCGCAAATAA
- a CDS encoding MarC family protein — translation MIELFISAFVTLFVVIDPPGCAPIYASLTTGATIAQRRSMAIRAVGIAAAILLVFALWGKQLLGVLGIELDSFRIAGGIMLFMIAMDMVFEKRTQRREDRAQKIAETPEVEDVSVFPMAMPMIAGPGSIATVMLLMSRADGMVDRLVVLVAVAVTLVLMLGALLAAGPLMAILGAKIEAVITRLLGVLLAALAAQFVIDGLKASF, via the coding sequence ATGATCGAATTGTTCATATCCGCTTTCGTCACGCTGTTCGTGGTGATCGATCCGCCGGGTTGCGCGCCCATCTATGCCAGCCTGACCACCGGGGCGACGATCGCCCAGCGCCGGTCGATGGCGATCCGCGCGGTCGGCATTGCTGCCGCCATCCTGCTGGTGTTCGCGCTGTGGGGCAAGCAACTGCTGGGCGTGCTCGGCATCGAACTGGACAGTTTCCGCATCGCCGGCGGCATCATGCTGTTCATGATCGCGATGGACATGGTGTTCGAGAAGCGTACCCAGCGGCGCGAGGATCGCGCGCAGAAGATCGCCGAGACGCCGGAGGTGGAGGATGTCTCCGTCTTCCCGATGGCGATGCCGATGATCGCCGGGCCGGGTTCGATCGCGACCGTCATGCTGCTGATGTCGCGTGCCGACGGCATGGTCGACCGGCTGGTCGTGCTGGTGGCGGTGGCGGTGACTTTGGTGCTGATGCTGGGGGCGCTGCTGGCGGCCGGGCCGCTGATGGCCATTCTGGGTGCCAAGATCGAGGCGGTGATTACCCGCCTGCTTGGCGTCTTGCTGGCGGCGCTGGCCGCGCAGTTCGTGATCGACGGGTTGAAGGCGAGCTTCTAG
- the folD gene encoding bifunctional methylenetetrahydrofolate dehydrogenase/methenyltetrahydrofolate cyclohydrolase FolD, whose protein sequence is MTIGKIIDGKAFAATLRDKVADRVTAFVEQTGRKPGLAVVLVGEDPASSVYVRNKGKMTVAAGMESMEFKRPDSIGEDDLLDLIEELNHDDRVDGILVQLPLPKHIDEAAVIAAIDPAKDVDGFHVVNAGRLATGQEALVPCTPLGCIMLLKDELGDLSGMEAVVVGRSNIVGKPMAALLLAENCTVTIAHSRTRDIASIVHRADIVVAAVGRAEMVKGEWIKPGATVIDVGINRVVDTEDGKGRIVGDVATAEALSHVRAITPVPGGVGPMTIAVLLRNTLVAAHARAGLAKPEGL, encoded by the coding sequence ATGACCATCGGCAAGATCATCGACGGCAAGGCCTTTGCCGCCACGCTCCGCGACAAGGTGGCCGATCGCGTCACCGCCTTCGTGGAACAGACCGGCCGCAAGCCGGGGCTGGCCGTGGTGCTGGTGGGGGAGGACCCGGCGAGCAGCGTCTATGTCCGCAACAAGGGCAAGATGACGGTCGCAGCCGGCATGGAGAGCATGGAGTTCAAGCGCCCCGACAGCATTGGCGAGGATGACCTGCTCGACCTGATCGAGGAACTGAACCATGATGACCGCGTCGACGGCATCCTGGTGCAGTTGCCGTTGCCCAAGCATATCGACGAGGCGGCGGTGATCGCCGCGATCGACCCGGCCAAGGATGTCGACGGCTTCCATGTCGTCAATGCCGGGCGCCTCGCCACCGGGCAGGAGGCGCTGGTGCCCTGTACGCCGCTGGGCTGCATCATGCTGCTGAAGGACGAGCTGGGCGATTTGTCGGGCATGGAAGCGGTTGTGGTCGGTCGTTCCAACATCGTCGGCAAGCCGATGGCGGCGCTGCTGCTGGCGGAAAACTGCACCGTCACCATCGCCCATAGCCGCACCCGCGACATCGCCAGCATCGTCCACCGCGCCGATATCGTCGTCGCCGCCGTCGGCCGCGCCGAAATGGTGAAGGGCGAATGGATCAAGCCAGGCGCGACGGTGATCGACGTCGGCATCAATCGCGTGGTCGATACCGAAGATGGCAAGGGCCGGATCGTCGGCGACGTCGCCACTGCCGAAGCGCTGTCGCATGTCCGTGCCATCACGCCGGTGCCCGGCGGCGTCGGGCCGATGACGATCGCGGTACTGCTGCGCAACACGCTGGTCGCCGCCCATGCCCGCGCGGGCCTGGCAAAGCCGGAGGGGCTGTGA
- a CDS encoding type II secretion system F family protein, with protein MDGNFFLIMVLVATLLGLAAVAFAGPSPDKARKRRIALIRGRHSDSTEAILEARMRKAISNRATGTEMKMLVSLVPNPENLTKRIRMTGKKWTLSQYMTSCAVIFLLLSALLMMRGFPAPLAVMVGLAAGLGLPHWWIGRLIAKRINQFNAKFPDALELLTRGLRSGLPVGETLGIVSSEIPGPVGEEFKLITERIKIGKTMDQALQETADRLGTPEFQFFVITLAIQRETGGNLAETLQNLATVLRQRAQMKLKIRAMSSESKASAYIIGVLPFLVFGMICYINFNYMSPFFTPDPAGVFGLSTMQVIGIGGMCWMGIGAFIMAQMINFEI; from the coding sequence ATGGACGGCAATTTCTTCCTGATTATGGTGCTGGTCGCGACCCTTCTGGGTCTCGCCGCCGTGGCGTTCGCCGGCCCCTCGCCCGATAAGGCGCGCAAGCGCCGCATCGCGCTCATCCGTGGGCGCCACAGCGATTCCACCGAGGCCATCCTGGAAGCCCGGATGCGCAAGGCGATCTCCAATCGCGCGACCGGTACCGAAATGAAGATGCTGGTGTCGCTGGTTCCCAATCCGGAGAACCTGACCAAGCGCATCCGCATGACCGGCAAGAAATGGACGCTCAGCCAGTATATGACGTCCTGCGCCGTCATCTTCCTGCTGCTCAGCGCCCTGCTGATGATGCGCGGTTTCCCCGCCCCGCTCGCCGTGATGGTCGGCCTGGCGGCGGGCCTTGGCTTGCCACATTGGTGGATCGGCCGACTGATCGCCAAGCGCATCAACCAGTTCAACGCGAAATTCCCCGACGCCCTCGAACTCCTGACCCGCGGCCTGCGTTCGGGCCTGCCGGTGGGCGAGACGCTGGGCATCGTATCGAGCGAAATTCCCGGCCCCGTGGGCGAGGAGTTCAAGCTCATCACCGAACGGATCAAGATCGGCAAGACCATGGACCAGGCGCTGCAGGAGACCGCAGACCGGCTCGGTACGCCTGAATTCCAGTTCTTCGTCATCACGCTGGCGATCCAGCGCGAAACGGGTGGCAATCTCGCCGAAACGCTGCAAAACCTGGCCACCGTGTTGCGCCAGCGCGCCCAGATGAAGCTCAAGATCCGCGCCATGTCGTCGGAATCCAAGGCGTCGGCCTATATCATCGGCGTCCTGCCTTTCCTCGTCTTCGGCATGATCTGCTACATCAACTTCAACTATATGAGCCCCTTCTTCACGCCCGATCCAGCCGGCGTGTTCGGCCTCAGCACGATGCAGGTCATCGGCATCGGCGGCATGTGCTGGATGGGTATCGGCGCCTTCATCATGGCGCAGATGATCAACTTTGAAATCTGA
- a CDS encoding GNAT family N-acetyltransferase, which produces MNFRDAIPADAPLIAAIHVESWRIAYAHIMDPAYLAGGIEAERLATWTQRLDHPTPGQRIIIAEQDGRPMGFTCIIGGADERWGTLVDNLHALPAARGTGLGTALLARGAQWAIDGWPQTGLFLWCYSDNQAARGFYAARGGVEVEDWDKPGPDGRTLPEKRIYWADPAILLR; this is translated from the coding sequence ATGAATTTTCGTGATGCCATCCCCGCCGATGCTCCGCTGATTGCCGCGATCCATGTGGAAAGCTGGCGCATCGCCTATGCCCATATCATGGACCCGGCCTATCTGGCGGGCGGAATCGAGGCCGAGCGGCTCGCCACCTGGACGCAGCGGCTTGACCATCCGACACCCGGTCAGCGCATCATCATTGCCGAGCAGGACGGGCGACCGATGGGCTTCACCTGCATCATCGGCGGCGCCGACGAACGCTGGGGCACGCTGGTCGACAATCTCCACGCCCTGCCAGCAGCACGCGGCACGGGGCTTGGCACCGCCCTGCTGGCACGCGGCGCGCAATGGGCGATCGACGGCTGGCCACAGACCGGCCTGTTCCTCTGGTGCTACAGCGACAACCAGGCCGCACGCGGCTTCTATGCTGCGCGCGGCGGGGTCGAGGTCGAGGATTGGGACAAGCCCGGCCCGGACGGCCGGACCCTGCCGGAAAAGCGCATATATTGGGCTGATCCGGCGATCCTGCTCCGGTAA
- a CDS encoding NAD(P) transhydrogenase subunit alpha: MKIAILKEQAAGERRVAGTPETVKKFIALGATVAVEGGAGLAASIADDAYAAAGASVGDRAATLAGADILLGVQGPDPESLGGAAAGAWIVAGLNPFGERARVDAYAAGGYEALAMEFMPRITRAQSMDILSSQSNLSGYKAVLDAAAEYDRAFPMMMTAAGTVSAAKCFVMGVGVAGLQAIATARRLGAQVSATDVRAATKEQIESLGAKAIFVEKVAGIEGEGTGGYATEMSDEYKAAQAELVSSHIAKQDIVITTALIPGRPAPRLISDAQIASMKPGSVIVDLAVEQGGNVEGAVAGEVVERHGVKIVGHRNVPSRIAADTSALFSRNLYNFLSAFWDKEKNAPVLDEEIGSAIRLTQGGKVVNERLLG; this comes from the coding sequence ATGAAAATTGCGATATTGAAGGAACAGGCGGCGGGCGAACGGCGCGTGGCCGGTACGCCCGAGACGGTGAAAAAATTCATTGCGCTGGGCGCGACCGTTGCGGTTGAGGGCGGCGCGGGCTTGGCGGCATCGATTGCCGACGATGCCTATGCCGCCGCCGGTGCCAGCGTTGGCGATCGTGCCGCGACGCTGGCCGGCGCCGATATCCTGCTGGGCGTTCAGGGGCCGGACCCAGAAAGCCTGGGCGGTGCGGCTGCCGGTGCCTGGATCGTCGCGGGGCTAAACCCGTTCGGCGAGCGGGCACGGGTCGATGCCTATGCGGCGGGCGGCTATGAGGCGCTGGCGATGGAATTCATGCCGCGCATCACCCGCGCCCAGTCGATGGACATTCTTTCGTCCCAGTCGAACCTGTCGGGCTACAAGGCGGTGCTGGATGCGGCTGCCGAATATGACCGCGCCTTCCCGATGATGATGACGGCGGCGGGCACTGTGTCGGCTGCCAAATGCTTCGTCATGGGCGTGGGCGTCGCCGGGCTTCAGGCGATCGCCACGGCGCGGCGCCTGGGCGCGCAGGTCAGCGCCACCGACGTACGCGCCGCGACCAAGGAGCAGATCGAATCGCTCGGCGCCAAGGCGATCTTCGTGGAGAAGGTGGCCGGCATCGAGGGCGAAGGGACCGGTGGCTATGCCACGGAAATGTCGGACGAATATAAGGCGGCTCAGGCCGAGCTGGTCTCGTCGCACATCGCCAAGCAGGACATCGTCATCACCACGGCGCTGATCCCCGGCCGGCCCGCGCCGCGCCTGATCAGCGACGCGCAGATCGCATCGATGAAGCCGGGCAGCGTGATCGTCGACCTGGCGGTCGAACAGGGCGGCAATGTCGAGGGCGCGGTCGCGGGCGAAGTGGTCGAGCGCCACGGCGTCAAGATCGTGGGCCATCGCAACGTGCCTTCGCGCATCGCGGCCGACACCTCTGCCTTGTTCTCGCGCAATCTCTATAATTTCCTGTCCGCCTTCTGGGACAAGGAGAAGAATGCGCCGGTGCTGGACGAGGAAATCGGAAGCGCCATCCGCCTGACCCAGGGGGGCAAGGTCGTCAACGAACGGCTGCTGGGCTGA
- a CDS encoding amino acid racemase yields MRKLGLIGGLSWTSTARYYEIINQAIHRAKGGQHSAPLLIESLDFAQVSGCVTQEDWDCASGHLIGAAQRLEQGGAEALLICANSMHRIYDRIQASVAIPIVHIADVVGTRMKADHIDRAALIGTRNVMTEKYYRQRLVSHGVSLLPADIALAERIDRIVYDELTVGKINRDSERFMKSELTDIAKEDVQAVVLACTELEMIVDVKANVLPIYDCTEIHAMAGVEFILSA; encoded by the coding sequence ATGCGCAAACTCGGTCTGATTGGTGGTCTCAGCTGGACGTCCACCGCCCGCTATTATGAGATTATCAACCAGGCGATCCACCGGGCCAAGGGTGGCCAGCACAGCGCGCCGCTGCTGATCGAAAGCCTGGATTTTGCGCAGGTATCCGGCTGCGTCACGCAGGAAGATTGGGATTGTGCGTCCGGTCATCTGATCGGCGCGGCCCAGCGGCTGGAGCAGGGCGGGGCAGAAGCGCTGCTGATCTGTGCCAATAGCATGCACCGCATCTATGACCGGATCCAGGCGAGCGTCGCCATTCCCATCGTCCATATCGCCGATGTCGTCGGCACGCGGATGAAGGCCGATCATATCGACCGCGCCGCGCTGATCGGCACGCGCAACGTGATGACCGAGAAATATTATCGCCAGCGGCTGGTGTCGCACGGCGTGTCGCTGCTGCCGGCCGATATTGCGCTGGCCGAGCGGATCGACCGGATCGTCTATGACGAACTGACCGTGGGCAAGATCAACCGCGATTCCGAACGCTTCATGAAGTCGGAACTGACCGACATCGCCAAGGAGGATGTTCAGGCGGTGGTGCTGGCCTGCACCGAACTGGAAATGATCGTCGACGTGAAGGCGAACGTCCTGCCGATCTATGACTGCACCGAAATCCACGCGATGGCCGGGGTGGAGTTCATCCTGAGCGCATAG
- a CDS encoding DUF2147 domain-containing protein translates to MTIRIAAGAALATLAALAAVTPAQAAQPITGRWATVDGKALVQIAPCGKSICGKIEKIVKPTPGRPQTDIKNPDPALRSKPLVGLALLSGFSDAGDIWKGTIYDPESGKSYTSKVSRNGDGTLKVQGCIAFFCKTQTWTPVR, encoded by the coding sequence ATGACCATTCGCATCGCGGCAGGCGCCGCTCTTGCAACCCTGGCCGCGCTGGCGGCCGTCACCCCGGCGCAGGCGGCCCAGCCGATCACTGGCCGTTGGGCCACGGTCGATGGCAAGGCCCTCGTCCAGATTGCGCCTTGCGGAAAAAGCATCTGCGGCAAGATCGAAAAGATCGTAAAGCCGACCCCCGGTCGCCCTCAGACCGATATCAAGAACCCCGATCCGGCGCTGCGTTCCAAGCCGCTGGTCGGCCTGGCCCTGTTGTCGGGCTTCAGCGACGCCGGCGATATCTGGAAGGGCACGATCTACGACCCGGAAAGCGGCAAGAGCTATACCTCGAAGGTCAGCCGCAATGGTGATGGCACGCTCAAGGTTCAGGGCTGCATCGCCTTCTTCTGCAAGACCCAGACCTGGACCCCGGTCCGCTAG
- a CDS encoding aa3-type cytochrome c oxidase subunit IV, producing MASDGNMKSATQTYEGFVGLVKWGTIACVILAAIVVLLISS from the coding sequence ATGGCTTCGGACGGAAATATGAAGAGCGCGACCCAGACCTATGAAGGGTTTGTCGGTCTGGTGAAATGGGGCACCATCGCCTGTGTGATCCTCGCCGCGATCGTCGTGCTGCTGATCTCCAGCTGA
- a CDS encoding NAD(P) transhydrogenase subunit alpha, whose amino-acid sequence MDFISILSIFVLACFVGYYVVWSVTPALHTPLMAVTNAISSVIIVGALVASAEAGSLAAKCLGLLAVVFASVNIFGGFAVTERMLAMYKKKERK is encoded by the coding sequence ATGGACTTTATTTCCATCCTGTCGATTTTCGTGCTGGCATGCTTTGTCGGCTATTATGTCGTCTGGTCGGTGACCCCGGCGCTGCATACGCCGCTGATGGCGGTTACCAACGCCATTTCGTCGGTCATCATCGTCGGCGCGCTGGTCGCGTCGGCGGAGGCCGGCAGCCTAGCGGCCAAATGTCTCGGCCTGCTCGCGGTCGTCTTTGCATCGGTCAACATCTTCGGCGGCTTCGCGGTCACCGAACGCATGCTGGCGATGTACAAGAAGAAGGAGCGCAAATGA
- a CDS encoding DUF167 family protein yields the protein MIGWRRDGDDLILAVRLTPGAAREDVGGCWTDEKGAHWLSARVRAVPEKGKANAALIALLAKRLDWPRGAILLESGDTNRLKRLRIQGGAQALDRLAAIITKWVETT from the coding sequence GTGATCGGCTGGCGCCGGGACGGGGATGACCTCATTCTGGCGGTTCGCCTGACGCCCGGCGCCGCGCGCGAGGATGTCGGTGGATGCTGGACCGACGAGAAGGGCGCGCACTGGCTGTCCGCCCGCGTGCGCGCGGTGCCGGAAAAAGGAAAGGCCAATGCGGCGCTGATCGCGTTGCTGGCCAAGCGGCTCGATTGGCCCAGGGGCGCGATTTTGCTGGAATCGGGCGATACCAACCGGCTAAAGCGGTTACGGATACAGGGCGGGGCGCAGGCGTTGGACCGGCTGGCCGCCATCATCACGAAATGGGTTGAAACGACATGA
- a CDS encoding YggT family protein yields the protein MAYALYQIIVILLDVLWWIIIIQAVMSWLIAFNVVNTGSDFVRTVMVALDRMTAPIYNPIRRIMPDLGALDLSPMVVLLGILIIRQAILPPLFSSLM from the coding sequence ATGGCCTACGCCCTCTATCAGATCATCGTCATCCTGCTCGACGTGCTGTGGTGGATCATCATCATCCAGGCCGTCATGAGCTGGCTGATCGCCTTCAATGTCGTCAACACAGGCAGCGATTTCGTGCGCACCGTGATGGTCGCGCTCGATCGGATGACGGCCCCCATCTATAATCCGATCCGGCGGATCATGCCGGACCTCGGCGCACTCGACCTGTCGCCGATGGTCGTCTTGCTGGGCATCCTCATCATTCGCCAGGCGATCCTGCCGCCGCTCTTTTCCAGCCTGATGTGA
- a CDS encoding NAD(P)(+) transhydrogenase (Re/Si-specific) subunit beta has translation MHEIAQIPWGISLAYLVSGVLFILALRGLSSPSTSRRGNRMGMVGMAIAVATTLYTHDVLSLPEILGAIVIGGGIGFIIARRIAMTDMPQLVAAFHSLVGLAAVLVGAAAYLNPGAFGILDAVTGEIHNASRIEMGLGVAIGAITFSGSVIAFLKLNGNMSGKPIMLPGRHVINLATLAAILGLIAYFVTDQSPWVFWTVTALSFAIGFLLIIPIGGADMPVVVSMLNSYSGWAAAAMGFTLGNSAMIITGALVGSSGAILSYIMCKAMNRSFISVIAGGFGAEAGPSGGGAAAVDRPYKRGSAEDAAFLMSQADSVIIVPGYGMAVSQAQHALREMADLLKKEGVNVKYAIHPVAGRMPGHMNVLLAEANVPYDEVFELEDINSEFGQADVAFVIGANDVTNPAAKTDKTSPIYGMPILDVANAKSVLFVKRSMGGAGYAGVDNEVFYMDNTMMLLADAKKMVEEIVKALAH, from the coding sequence ATGCACGAGATCGCACAGATCCCCTGGGGCATCAGCCTGGCTTATCTGGTTTCCGGCGTCCTCTTCATCCTGGCGCTGCGCGGCCTGTCGAGCCCGTCGACCAGCCGGCGGGGCAACCGCATGGGCATGGTCGGCATGGCGATTGCGGTCGCCACCACCCTTTATACCCATGATGTGCTGAGCCTGCCCGAGATTTTGGGCGCGATCGTCATTGGCGGCGGCATCGGCTTCATCATCGCGCGGCGGATCGCGATGACCGACATGCCGCAGCTGGTCGCTGCCTTCCACTCGCTGGTGGGTCTTGCCGCCGTGCTGGTAGGGGCGGCCGCCTATCTCAATCCCGGTGCCTTCGGCATTCTGGATGCCGTCACCGGCGAAATCCACAATGCCAGCCGGATCGAAATGGGGCTGGGCGTCGCGATCGGCGCGATCACCTTCTCCGGATCGGTCATCGCCTTCCTCAAGCTCAACGGCAACATGTCGGGCAAGCCGATCATGCTGCCGGGCCGCCATGTCATCAACCTCGCCACGCTGGCCGCGATCCTGGGCCTGATCGCCTATTTCGTGACCGACCAGAGTCCATGGGTGTTCTGGACCGTGACGGCGCTGAGCTTCGCCATCGGCTTCCTGCTGATCATTCCGATCGGCGGCGCGGACATGCCGGTCGTGGTGTCGATGCTGAACAGCTATTCGGGCTGGGCCGCGGCGGCGATGGGGTTCACCCTGGGCAACAGCGCGATGATCATTACCGGCGCGCTGGTGGGTTCGTCCGGTGCGATCCTGTCCTACATCATGTGCAAGGCGATGAACCGCAGCTTCATCAGCGTGATCGCCGGCGGCTTTGGTGCGGAAGCCGGCCCGTCGGGCGGCGGTGCGGCGGCGGTCGACCGCCCCTATAAGCGCGGCAGCGCCGAGGATGCGGCCTTCCTGATGAGCCAGGCGGACAGTGTCATCATCGTGCCGGGCTATGGCATGGCGGTCAGCCAGGCGCAGCATGCGTTGCGCGAGATGGCCGACCTGCTCAAGAAGGAAGGCGTCAACGTCAAATATGCGATCCACCCGGTCGCAGGGCGCATGCCCGGCCATATGAACGTGCTGCTGGCCGAGGCGAACGTCCCCTATGACGAGGTGTTCGAGCTGGAGGACATCAACAGCGAGTTCGGGCAGGCCGACGTCGCCTTCGTCATCGGCGCCAACGACGTGACCAATCCGGCGGCCAAGACCGACAAGACGTCGCCCATCTATGGCATGCCGATCCTGGACGTCGCCAACGCCAAGTCGGTGCTGTTCGTGAAGCGCTCCATGGGCGGGGCGGGCTATGCCGGCGTCGACAATGAGGTCTTCTACATGGACAATACCATGATGCTGCTGGCCGACGCGAAGAAGATGGTCGAGGAGATCGTCAAGGCGCTGGCCCACTGA